A genomic segment from Helicobacter sp. 12S02232-10 encodes:
- the lpxC gene encoding UDP-3-O-acyl-N-acetylglucosamine deacetylase, which produces MKQRTIAKKVELIGIGLHKGVPVRMVLEPLEADSGIIFYRSDKAVSIPMKPENVTDTMMATVLGKGDARISTIEHLLSAINAYGIDNLKISVDNEEIPIMDGSSIAYCMLLDEAGTLELPSLKKVLQIKKPIEVRDGDKFVRVEPNDKMVFDFTIDFKHQAIKEQTYKFIFTKQAYKEEIARARTFGFLHEVNYLRSQGLAKGGNLSNCIVLDESGILNKEGLRYKEEFVRHKILDAIGDMAILGMPLMGSYISFAGSHKLNSLLTQKILSESNAYEILTLEQNEEEKMFEFAKELQ; this is translated from the coding sequence ATGAAACAAAGAACGATAGCAAAAAAAGTTGAGTTGATTGGTATCGGTTTGCATAAAGGCGTGCCTGTCAGAATGGTCTTAGAGCCGTTGGAGGCTGATAGTGGAATAATTTTTTATCGTAGCGATAAGGCTGTTAGCATTCCGATGAAGCCTGAAAATGTAACAGATACGATGATGGCCACCGTATTGGGAAAAGGAGATGCTAGAATATCAACGATAGAGCACCTTCTCTCAGCTATTAATGCTTATGGGATTGATAATCTGAAAATATCAGTAGATAATGAAGAAATCCCAATTATGGATGGCAGTTCTATAGCTTATTGTATGCTTTTGGATGAAGCTGGTACGCTTGAGCTTCCTTCTCTTAAAAAAGTCCTTCAGATTAAAAAACCTATAGAAGTCCGTGATGGAGATAAGTTTGTGAGAGTCGAGCCTAATGATAAAATGGTATTTGATTTTACCATTGATTTTAAACATCAAGCAATTAAAGAGCAGACATATAAATTTATTTTTACAAAACAGGCTTATAAAGAAGAAATTGCGCGCGCAAGGACTTTTGGGTTTTTGCACGAGGTAAATTATTTGCGTTCTCAAGGATTGGCAAAGGGCGGTAATTTGAGCAATTGTATCGTGCTTGATGAAAGTGGCATACTCAATAAAGAAGGTTTGAGATATAAAGAAGAGTTTGTTCGCCATAAGATTTTGGATGCTATTGGAGATATGGCAATTCTTGGAATGCCTTTGATGGGAAGCTATATCTCTTTTGCAGGTAGCCATAAACTCAATTCTTTGCTTACTCAAAAAATACTTTCAGAAAGTAATGCTTATGAAATTCTTACTTTAGAGCAAAATGAAGAAGAAAAAATGTTTGAATTTGCTAAAGAATTGCAATAA